The Glycine soja cultivar W05 chromosome 6, ASM419377v2, whole genome shotgun sequence genome has a window encoding:
- the LOC114416946 gene encoding G-type lectin S-receptor-like serine/threonine-protein kinase At1g11300 has product MAFTSALTSLTTLVCLCMFCVNATTHKEILQTGQSLGTSDTLLSYGGNFELGFFSKDNSTKYYVGIWYKRVPNDKIVWVANRDSPVQTSSAVLIIQPDGNFMIIDGQKTYRVNKASNNFSTYATLLDSGNLVLLNTSNRAILWQSFDDPTDTLIPGMNLGYNSGNFRSLRSWTSADDPAPGEFSLNYGSGAASLIIYNGTDVFWRDDNYNDTYNGMEDYFTWSVDNDSRLVLEVSGELIKESWSEEAKRWVSIRSSKCGTENSCGVFSICNPQAHDPCDCLHGFQPLHADSWRNGNTSAGCVRKIELSCSNRSSNNVKSNDGFFQFNKVQLPQTSNGYIKLKIDRARECESACSRNCSCVAYAYYLNSSICQLWHGQVLSLKNISTYLDNSDNTNPIFYLRLDASELVTADSNPTNATELATDFRKHENLLRNLLLIVILILLLAFLILGLLVYWTRRQRRKGEDLLRFHVSMSMKVEDSELTEAHRGAKVKKKEVKLPLFSFVSVAAATNNFSDANKLGEGGFGPVYKGILLNGDEVAVKRLSRRSGQGWEELRNEALLIAKLQHNNLVRLLGCCIDRDEKMLIYELMPNKSLDVFLFDATKRRMLDWGTRVRIIDGIAQGILYLHQYSRFRIIHRDLKASNILLDTNMNPKISDFGMARIFGDNELQANTNRIVGTYGYMSPEYAMEGLFSIKSDVFSFGVLLLEILSGKKNTGFYQTNSFNLLGYAWDLWTNNSGMDLMDPALDDSDTTSSSMHTVPRYVNIGLLCVQESPADRPTMSDVVSMIGNDTVALPSPKPPAFLNVRGNQNSILPASMPESFSLNLITDTMVEAR; this is encoded by the exons GTGGAAACTTCGAATTGGGTTTTTTCTCCAAAGATAACTCCACCAAGTACTACGTAGGCATATGGTATAAAAGGGTTCCAAACGACAAGATTGTGTGGGTTGCTAACAGAGACTCCCCAGTTCAAACATCCTCAGCAGTTCTGATTATTCAACCCGATGGGAACTTTATGATCATAGATGGACAAAAGACATACCGTGTGAACAAGGCATCAAACAATTTTAGCACCTATGCCACGCTTTTGGATTCTGGAAATTTGGTACTTCTGAACACCTCGAATCGAGCGATTTTGTGGCAGAGTTTTGATGATCCTACTGATACCCTAATACCTGGAATGAATCTAGGATATAATTCCGGTAACTTTCGGTCATTGAGATCATGGACAAGTGCTGATGACCCTGCCCCAGGCGaattttctctcaattatgGTTCTGGCGCGGCCAGCCTAATCATCTACAATGGTACTGATGTGTTTTGGAGGGATGACAATTACAATGATACTTACAATGGTATGGAAGACTATTTCACTTGGTCAGTGGATAATGACTCTAGGCTGGTACTAGAAGTGTCTGGGGAGCTCATCAAGGAGAGTTGGTCGGAGGAAGCAAAGCGTTGGGTTTCTATTCGGTCATCAAAGTGTGGAACCGAAAATTCGTGTGGAGTTTTTTCCATTTGTAACCCTCAAGCACATGATCCTTGTGATTGTCTACATGGTTTCCAGCCATTGCATGCTGATTCTTGGAGGAATGGGAACACATCTGCTGGCTGTGTCCGGAAAATAGAATTGTCCTGCAGCAACAGAAGCAGTAATAATGTTAAATCCAATGATGGATTCTTCCAGTTCAATAAAGTTCAATTACCACAAACTTCTAATGGATACATCAAGCTAAAGATTGATAGAGCAAGAGAGTGTGAAAGTGCTTGCTCTAGAAATTGTTCGTGCGTTGCTTATGCTTATTATTTGAACAGTAGTATCTGCCAGTTGTGGCATGGTCAGGTATTGAGTCTAAAGAACATCTCAACATATTTGGACAATTCTGATAATACCAATCCAATTTTTTACCTCAGACTTGATGCGTCAGAATTGGTTACTGCTG ATTCAAACCCAACAAATGCAACAGAACTAGCAACTGATTTTCGCAAGCATGAAAACTTGCTGAGGAATCTACTTCTGATTGTTATACTGATCTTACTTCTAGCATTTCTTATATTGGGCCTATTAGTTTATTGGActagaaggcaaaggagaaaAG GGGAAGATTTGCTACGTTTTCATGTAAGCATGAGCATGAAAGTCGAAGATTCTGAGCTTACTGAAGCACATAGGGGTGCGAAAGTTAAGAAGAAGGAAGTCAAATTGCCATTATTCAGTTTTGTGAGTGTTGCAGCTGctacaaataatttttcagaTGCAAATAAACTTGGTGAGGGTGGCTTTGGACCTGTTTACAAG GGTATATTATTGAATGGGGATGAGGTTGCTGTAAAAAGGCTATCTCGAAGATCTGGTCAAGGATGGGAAGAGCTGAGAAATGAAGCCTTATTAATTGCAAAACTCCAGCACAATAATCTTGTTAGACTTCTAGGTTGCTGCATTGATCGAGATGAAAAGATGCTGATCTATGAATTGATGCCTAATAAAAGCCTGGatgttttcctttttg ATGCAACAAAAAGAAGGATGCTAGATTGGGGAACACGAGTTAGGATAATTGATGGGATTGCACAAGGAATCCTTTATCTTCACCAATATTCCAGGTTTCGGATCATTCATCGAGATTTAAAGGCTAGCAACATATTGTTGGACACCAACATGAATCCTAAAATATCAGATTTTGGAATGGCGAGAATATTTGGTGATAATGAACTTCAAGCAAATACAAACCGTATAGTTGGAACATA TGGATACATGTCCCCTGAATATGCTATGGAAGGCCTTTTCTCCATAAAATCAGACGTGTTTAGCTTTGGGGTCCTTCTGTTGGAGATTTTAAGTGGCAAGAAGAATACTGGCTTTTATCAAACAAATTCCTTCAATCTTCTTGGATAC GCTTGGGATCTATGGACAAACAATTCGGGAATGGACCTGATGGATCCAGCACTGGATGATAGTGACACTACTAGTAGTAGTATGCATACAGTGCCAAGATATGTGAACATAGGACTTCTCTGTGTTCAAGAAAGTCCAGCAGATAGACCAACCATGTCTGATGTTGTATCAATGATTGGGAACGATACTGTGGCCCTTCCTTCTCCTAAACCACCTGCATTTCTAAATGTGAGAGG